One Amphiprion ocellaris isolate individual 3 ecotype Okinawa chromosome 5, ASM2253959v1, whole genome shotgun sequence genomic region harbors:
- the wnt2ba gene encoding wingless-type MMTV integration site family, member 2Ba has product MNGRSMLCLMQSRGFSDSSRAMGMRNGAKSHHHSKPVSKLYFSFILLLLIFTPRVDSSWWYIGALGARVICDNIPGLVNKQRQLCQQHPDLMQSISEGAKEWIRECQHQFRHHRWNCSTLDRDHTVFGRVMLRSSREAAFVYAISSAGVVYAITRACSQGELKICNCDSNKRGQASDDKGNFDWGGCSDNINYGIKFAKAFVDAREKMVKDARALMNLHNNRCGRMAVKRFMKLECKCHGVSGSCSLRTCWLAMSDFRRTGDYLRKKYNTAIEVTMNQDGTGFMVADKDFKGSTKNELVYVENSPDYCLMDRAAGYLGTAGRVCNKSSRGTDGCEVMCCGRGYDTMRVKRVTKCECKFKWCCAVECKDCEDVVDVHTCKPHKRPDWQDIT; this is encoded by the exons ATGAATGGAAGAAGCATGTTGTGTCTGATGCAATCTCGGGGCTTCTCAGACAGCAGTAGGGCGATGGGGATGAGAAATGGGGCAAAAAGCCACCATCACTCCAAACCCGTCTCCAAACTGTACTTCAGCTTTATTTTGCTCCTGCTCATTTTCACACCCAGAGTGGATTCGTCGTGGTG GTACATTGGAGCGCTGGGTGCTCGGGTGATATGTGACAACATTCCTGGCCTCGTGAACAAGCAGCGGCAGCTCTGCCAGCAGCATCCGGACCTGATGCAGTCCATCAGTGAGGGAGCCAAAGAGTGGATCAGAGAGTGCCAGCATCAGTTCAGACACCATCGCTGGAACTGCAGCACCCTGGACCGAGACCACACTGTGTTTGGCAGGGTGATGCTGCGAA GCAGCCGAGAGGCAGCGTTTGTGTACGCCATCTCTTCAGCAGGAGTGGTCTACGCCATTACCAGAGCCTGCAGTCAGGGGGAACTTAAGATCTGCAACTGCGACAGTAACAAGCGTGGGCAAGCAAGCGACGACAAGGGCAACTTTGACTGGGGCGGTTGCAGCGACAACATCAACTACGGCATAAAATTTGCCAAAGCTTTCGTAGACGCTCGGGAGAAGATGGTGAAAGATGCTCGAGCCCTGATGAACCTGCACAACAACCGCTGTGGTCGAATG GCAGTGAAGCGCTTTATGAAGCTGGAGTGCAAGTGTCACGGGGTCAGCGGCTCCTGTTCTCTGAGAACCTGTTGGCTGGCTATGTCGGACTTCAGGAGGACCGGAGACTACCTACGCAAGAAGTACAACACCGCCATCGAGGTGACCATGAACCAGGATGGGACAGGCTTTATGGTGGCTGACAAGGATTTCAAGGGAAGCACCAAGAATGAGTTAGTTTACGTCGAGAACTCTCCAGATTACTGTCTCATGGACCGAGCAGCAG GCTACCTGGGCACGGCGGGCCGAGTGTGCAACAAGTCTTCCAGAGGCACGGACGGCTGTGAAGTCATGTGCTGCGGACGAGGCTACGACACCATGCGAGTCAAACGTGTCACCAAGTGTGAGTGCAAGTTCAAGTGGTGCTGCGCTGTGGAGTGCAAAGACTGTGAGGACGTGGTGGACGTTCACACCTGCAAGCCTCACAAGCGACCCGATTGGCAGGACATAACCTAA
- the LOC111572487 gene encoding CTTNBP2 N-terminal-like protein produces MLEFSKTSEGYMKSKLNMESLTKPELLMLFSILEGELEARDLVIEALKAQRKELFIQERYGRYNLSDPFQALQRDNEAVGGQSKDPSCSSSNSNPLVVLKLVVSHCRRMQEKMLAQLAAAENRHRRVIADLEEEKRRHAEDTAEGDDVTYILEKERERLQQQLEFERSQVRRLEKEQRRITDQLEEERAQHKQLSCALAKECKWASARALEEGHRLTELSWKLDKEKEACHGLRKELEDERTRALRMEARVEEQLAEFDTEREQLRSRLKKEEAHCRHLQQQVEELKRKLGEVNTMKDSKEAITAPVEAGGKEWATKVAPGKTLVDTIKVEDIEEDRNQTLVQPKVNGHYHPTETNGDRSSNSALSEKTCLQNGNENPPNHQTQMSSCSAVSPTLPLSSPCASPVLAKRPPGSPSPGSYQSPYQAGINQRFHAARHRFQGTADPEPQSQAVQPASPLSPKDLASVTSSSSPEASPVKQMARSTVTQVLSRFTTAQQSAAPKLATPNSSPFGTDYRSLAAPLSPVVGRAAGAAAQGIRSPTIPRADRGNPPPIPPKKPGLAQAPPSPATVPRSASHFSDGPLSGSCGLTSSQEGVKELDMVVSSN; encoded by the exons GCCCAGCGTAAAGAGCTGTTTATCCAGGAGCGCTATGGAAGGTACAACCTCAGCGACCCCTTCCAGGCCTTGCAGAGAGACAATGAGGCTGTGGGAGGTCAGAGCAAGGATCCCAGCTGTTCTTCCTCCAACTCCAATCCCCTGGTGGTTCTCAAACTGGTGGTGAGCCACTGCAGGAGGATGCAGGAGAAGATGCTGGCCCAGCTGGCTGCAGCTGAGAACAGGCACAGAAGG gtTATTGCAGACCTGGAGGAGGAAAAGCGGAGGCATGCTGAGGACACAGCAGAGGGAGATGATGTGACTTACATCctggagaaggagagggagcGCTTACAACAACAG CTGGAGTTTGAGCGCAGCCAAGTTCGCCGACTGGAAAAAGAACAGCGGAGGATTACTGACCAGCTCGAAGAAGAACGGGCTCAGCACAAACAGCTCTCCTGTGCTTTGGCCAAAGAGTGCAAATGGGCGAGCGCCAGGGCTCTGGAGGAGGGTCACCGGCTGACTGAGCTGAGCTGGAAACTTGACAAG GAAAAAGAGGCTTGTCATGGCCTGAGAAAAGAGCTGGAGGACGAGAGGACGAGAGCTCTGAGGATGGAGGCGAGGGTGGAGGAGCAGCTGGCTGAGTTTGACACAGAGCGTGAACAGCTCCGCTCACGTttgaagaaagaagaagctcATTGTCGTCATCTCCAACAACAG GTAGAAGAGCTGAAGAGGAAGCTAGGGGAGGTGAACACGATGAAAGACAGTAAAGAGGCAATTACTGCTCCAGTGGAGGCAGGAGGAAAGGAGTGGGCCACAAAAGTAGCTCCAGGAAAGACATTAGTAGACACTATTAAAGTTGAGGACATTGAGGAAGACAGAAACCAGACACTTGTGCAGCCAAAAGTCAACGGTCACTATCACCCAACGGAGACCAATGGGGATCGTAGTTCAAACAGCGCCCTCTCAGAGAAGACATGCCTACAGAATGGGAACGAAAATCCTCCAAATCATCAGACCCAGATGTCTTCCTGCAGTGCTGTGTCCCCCActctccctctttcctcccccTGCGCCTCACCTGTTCTTGCCAAACGCCCACCAGGCAGTCCGAGTCCTGGGAGCTATCAGTCTCCCTACCAGGCCGGGATCAACCAGCGTTTCCACGCTGCTCGTCATAGGTTCCAGGGTACTGCCGATCCAGAGCCGCAGTCCCAGGCTGTTCAGCCAGCTTCTCCTCTGTCGCCCAAGGACCTCGCTTCTGTGACAAGCAGCTCCTCCCCAGAAGCCAGCCCAGTCAAGCAGATGGCCCGGAGCACAGTCACTCAAGTTCTGTCCCGCTTCACCACCGCCCAGCAGAGTGCTGCTCCAAAGCTCGCCACACCAAATAGCTCACCCTTTGGTACAGACTACCGCAGCCTGGCAGCACCCTTGTCTCCAGTCGTTGGAAGGGCTGCCGGGGCGGCTGCCCAGGGGATCAGATCTCCCACCATCCCCAGGGCAGACAGGGGCAACCCTCCACCCATCCCACCTAAGAAGCCCGGTCTAGCCCAGGCTCCTCCCTCCCCGGCCACAGTGCCACGGTCTGCCAGCCATTTCTCTGACGGCCCCCTCTCAGGCAGCTGTGGTCTTACCTCCAGCCAGGAGGGGGTCAAAGAACTGGACATGGTGGTTTCATCTAATTAA